A genomic segment from Actinoplanes sichuanensis encodes:
- a CDS encoding lactonase family protein, with protein MGSSHEYVFVGCYTGDKGGEGDGITLLRRDPVTGDLTRLGLAARTPSPSFLAQHPTLPVLYAVNELDQGTVSAFSVAPDCSLIPLTTRSTGGSDPCHLAVTGDGRHLVVANYASGSVSVHPLDGAGVPGERSDSLTLTGAGPDAERQAGPHAHQVVPDGADVLISDLGSDRVWRARLDANTGRLGLPETAVEAKPGTGPRHLLRSADGALLLVGELTGTLSWHRAAGAPVLEPRGEIATSTSAGPVYPSEITMGRDGRFVYVANRGPDTVSTFAWNGDDVTLVAEVPAGGVWPRHMVLLGDHLYVTNQRSHNVTVFRIDPETGIPGLQGEPTGEPTPTCLLRWNPPMIRS; from the coding sequence ATGGGTTCGAGCCATGAGTACGTCTTCGTCGGCTGCTACACGGGTGACAAGGGAGGTGAGGGGGACGGCATCACGCTGTTGCGGCGTGATCCGGTGACCGGGGACCTGACCCGGCTCGGGCTGGCCGCCCGGACCCCGTCGCCGTCCTTCCTGGCGCAGCACCCCACCCTTCCGGTCCTGTACGCGGTGAACGAGCTGGACCAGGGCACGGTCTCGGCCTTCTCGGTGGCGCCGGACTGCTCGCTGATCCCGCTGACGACGCGGTCCACGGGCGGTTCGGATCCGTGTCACCTGGCGGTCACCGGTGACGGGCGGCATCTGGTGGTGGCCAACTACGCGAGCGGCTCGGTGTCGGTGCACCCGCTCGACGGCGCTGGTGTGCCGGGGGAGCGCAGCGACTCGCTGACCCTGACCGGCGCCGGCCCGGACGCGGAACGCCAGGCCGGCCCGCATGCGCACCAGGTGGTCCCGGACGGCGCCGACGTGCTGATCTCCGACCTGGGTTCGGACCGGGTGTGGCGGGCCCGGCTGGACGCGAACACGGGCCGTCTGGGCCTGCCGGAGACCGCGGTGGAGGCGAAGCCGGGCACCGGGCCGCGGCACCTGCTGCGATCGGCCGACGGGGCGCTTCTGCTGGTCGGCGAGCTGACCGGCACGCTCAGCTGGCACCGCGCGGCCGGCGCTCCGGTGCTGGAGCCGCGCGGCGAGATCGCCACCAGCACCTCGGCCGGTCCGGTCTACCCGTCGGAGATCACCATGGGCCGGGACGGTCGGTTCGTCTATGTGGCCAATCGCGGGCCGGACACCGTCTCGACCTTCGCCTGGAACGGCGACGACGTCACGCTGGTCGCCGAGGTGCCGGCCGGTGGGGTGTGGCCGAGGCACATGGTTCTGCTCGGCGATCACCTCTACGTGACCAATCAGCGTTCACACAACGTGACCGTTTTCCGCATCG
- a CDS encoding BTAD domain-containing putative transcriptional regulator: protein MTDQPVSGALRFEVLGPVRALRDGLPIDLGPAKQRAVLAVLLLSPGKPVPTHRIVDAVWGDEPPENGTNVVQKYVAGLRRVLDPDRSPRTSGELLTLTDGGYVLQVGALDTEDFRNRLARADAERRAGRLEEAARIAHSALDLWHGEALGGLTGPIFDSARTRLVEERANACELWADIELSRGGFAGLVSELSRLVQEFPLREGLRAQLMIALHRSGRQGEALAVFRDTREYLLDELGVEPGERLQETHRRILRNEPIPAAVIPAAAVPQPRQPESVAPYSPAPLPYPSAPPPHAMMPGLPFMPRRSGILWAEVILAAVLPLVTCSFGSWLYFAYAAYQRRSINHVLVACGYLAAVFAVLVLQFADPSAPEAEMISDAEAGAILLALLVIAVAAFHGAILACYPGDTRRARHQRDLARQYATFHPAAALQAGIGRPDLLRSFDDGGLVDLNHAPVQEIARVQGINPIEAHRIAVDRFENGPYRDPSDLVRRGLLRPKTLRRVAPWLICVPPVAPVRADTPDLP from the coding sequence GTGACCGACCAACCCGTGTCCGGCGCGCTGCGGTTCGAGGTGCTGGGTCCCGTCCGGGCCCTGCGGGACGGACTGCCGATCGACCTCGGCCCGGCGAAACAGCGTGCCGTCCTCGCCGTCCTCCTGCTGAGCCCGGGCAAACCGGTGCCGACCCACCGGATCGTGGACGCCGTGTGGGGTGACGAGCCCCCGGAGAACGGCACCAACGTCGTTCAGAAGTACGTGGCCGGCCTGCGGCGTGTGCTCGACCCCGACCGGTCCCCGCGCACCTCCGGCGAGTTACTGACGCTGACCGACGGCGGTTACGTGCTCCAGGTCGGCGCCCTCGACACCGAGGACTTCCGCAACCGGCTGGCCCGCGCCGACGCCGAGCGCCGCGCCGGTCGGCTGGAGGAGGCCGCCCGGATCGCCCACAGCGCCCTCGACCTGTGGCACGGCGAGGCCCTCGGCGGGCTCACCGGCCCGATCTTCGACTCCGCCCGGACCCGGCTGGTCGAGGAGCGAGCCAACGCCTGTGAACTGTGGGCGGACATCGAGCTGTCCCGCGGCGGGTTCGCCGGGCTGGTGTCTGAACTGTCCAGACTGGTGCAGGAGTTCCCGTTACGCGAAGGGCTGCGGGCCCAACTGATGATCGCCCTGCACCGCAGCGGACGGCAGGGCGAGGCGCTCGCCGTCTTCCGCGACACCCGTGAGTATCTGCTGGACGAGCTCGGCGTCGAACCCGGGGAACGGCTCCAGGAGACGCACCGGCGGATCCTGCGCAACGAGCCGATCCCGGCCGCGGTGATCCCGGCCGCGGCGGTCCCGCAGCCACGTCAGCCGGAGAGCGTGGCCCCGTACTCTCCGGCGCCCTTGCCGTACCCGTCGGCGCCCCCGCCGCACGCCATGATGCCGGGGCTGCCGTTCATGCCCCGCCGGTCCGGCATCCTGTGGGCCGAGGTGATCCTCGCCGCGGTGCTGCCGCTGGTGACCTGCTCGTTCGGCAGCTGGCTGTACTTCGCCTACGCGGCGTACCAGCGGCGGTCGATCAATCACGTGCTCGTCGCCTGCGGGTATCTCGCCGCGGTCTTCGCGGTGCTCGTGCTCCAGTTCGCCGACCCGAGCGCACCGGAAGCCGAGATGATCTCCGATGCCGAGGCGGGCGCGATCCTGCTGGCACTCCTCGTCATCGCCGTCGCCGCGTTCCACGGCGCGATCCTGGCCTGCTATCCCGGCGACACCCGGCGCGCCCGCCACCAGCGTGACCTGGCCCGGCAGTACGCGACGTTCCACCCGGCCGCGGCCCTGCAGGCCGGCATCGGCCGGCCCGACCTGCTGCGATCCTTCGACGACGGTGGACTGGTGGACCTCAACCACGCGCCGGTGCAGGAGATCGCCCGGGTACAGGGGATCAACCCGATCGAGGCGCATCGGATCGCCGTCGACAGGTTCGAGAACGGGCCCTACCGCGACCCGTCCGACCTGGTACGACGCGGCCTGCTGCGGCCGAAGACACTGCGGCGCGTCGCACCGTGGCTGATCTGCGTGCCGCCGGTGGCACCGGTCCGGGCCGACACGCCGGATCTGCCCTAG
- a CDS encoding GTP-binding protein, with protein sequence MDSVRSDRNGGSSRIPVALKILIAGGFGAGKTTMVGSVSEIRPLQTEEILTGAEGADDVSGVEAKTTTTVTMDFGRITITEDLQLYLFGTPGQDRFWFLWDELSQGALGAVVLADTRRLADCFPSIDYFEQRGTPFVVAVNCFDTQPQYAPEAVARALDLDPGVPVVLFDARDQGAARNVLIELVEYVARRQMAAAAAR encoded by the coding sequence ATGGACTCCGTGCGCTCTGACCGCAACGGCGGATCGTCGCGCATTCCCGTCGCCCTCAAGATCCTCATCGCGGGCGGCTTCGGGGCGGGTAAGACCACGATGGTCGGATCGGTCAGTGAGATCCGGCCGCTCCAGACCGAGGAGATTCTCACCGGAGCCGAGGGCGCCGACGACGTCTCCGGTGTGGAGGCGAAGACCACCACCACGGTGACCATGGACTTCGGTCGGATCACCATCACCGAGGATCTCCAGCTCTACCTGTTCGGCACGCCCGGCCAGGACCGGTTCTGGTTCCTGTGGGACGAGCTGTCGCAGGGTGCGCTAGGTGCGGTGGTGCTGGCCGACACCCGCCGGCTCGCCGACTGCTTCCCGTCCATCGACTACTTCGAGCAGCGCGGTACGCCGTTCGTGGTCGCGGTGAACTGCTTCGACACCCAGCCCCAATATGCGCCGGAGGCGGTGGCCCGCGCGCTCGATCTGGACCCGGGTGTCCCGGTCGTGCTGTTCGACGCGCGTGACCAGGGCGCCGCCCGTAACGTGTTGATCGAGCTGGTGGAGTACGTGGCGCGCCGTCAGATGGCCGCCGCCGCGGCCCGCTAG
- a CDS encoding DUF742 domain-containing protein — MTGGRVAPADCDFDLVAFVVATVPDLTSGQQLQPEHHAIVAAAWEPISVVELASQLDLAVGVVRVFLGDLRSAGLISLYEPPAASQPHDVDVLKAVVNGLRAL; from the coding sequence ATGACCGGCGGACGTGTCGCCCCGGCGGACTGCGACTTCGACCTGGTCGCGTTCGTCGTGGCGACGGTGCCCGACCTCACCTCCGGCCAGCAGTTGCAGCCGGAGCACCACGCCATCGTGGCAGCGGCCTGGGAGCCGATCTCCGTGGTCGAGCTGGCCTCTCAGCTCGACCTGGCGGTCGGCGTGGTCCGGGTGTTCCTCGGTGATCTACGCTCAGCGGGTTTGATCTCGCTGTACGAACCCCCGGCTGCCTCGCAGCCGCATGACGTCGACGTACTCAAGGCGGTTGTCAATGGACTCCGTGCGCTCTGA
- a CDS encoding roadblock/LC7 domain-containing protein, translating to MAQTKQSANLTWLLDDLVERVPTAQQAVVLSADGLMLGASAAMNQEDAEHLSAMAAGFQSLAKGASRHFEAGPVRQTVVEMEEAFLFVTAAGQGACLAVLASADADLGLIAYEMAMLVTRVGQTMAAPERTVLTPSDVF from the coding sequence GTGGCACAGACGAAGCAGAGCGCGAATCTCACCTGGCTCCTCGACGACCTGGTCGAGCGGGTGCCAACCGCGCAGCAGGCGGTGGTGCTCTCGGCCGACGGCCTGATGCTGGGGGCGTCGGCGGCGATGAACCAGGAGGACGCGGAGCACCTGTCGGCGATGGCGGCCGGTTTCCAGAGCCTTGCCAAGGGGGCGAGCCGGCACTTCGAGGCCGGGCCGGTCCGTCAGACGGTGGTGGAGATGGAGGAGGCCTTCCTCTTCGTCACCGCCGCCGGGCAGGGCGCGTGCCTGGCCGTGCTCGCGTCCGCCGACGCCGACCTGGGCCTGATCGCCTACGAGATGGCGATGCTGGTCACCCGGGTCGGCCAGACGATGGCCGCCCCCGAACGGACGGTGCTCACACCGTCCGACGTCTTCTGA
- a CDS encoding sensor histidine kinase: protein MRSRNWSIRSKIIAMVAVPLSALLAIWIFATVVTAGPAFTLLNARDAVQRLGDPGLRLIAQLQRERHFSAIYQATTRPAKTELGRERDTTDQIIDEFRLAAADTEMTDDLKVEVDAFLVKIDELEPLRQEVDERKTSFLYLAQKYDSIIELAFDVSRTAAVFFHERVDREVRGVIATFRGLEYLSRIDALLAGANAGGRIDNKTRETLIEYIGVERYLLGAGVADLPESSQDDYARLIIHPTFIDLDILQNKLLAQNYAGGAPPVSGTEWQHAYDYAAQELRLFGERTISQVAKDATPFAIDILGKLGLAAVLGLVALGASVYVSVRLGRSLVGRLIRLRRDAIELASEQLPSVVRRLQRGEMVDVDTETPPLAYGQDEIGQLGRAFTAVQRTAVQSAVDEANVRRGINEVFLNIARRSQTLLHRQLSLLDKMERRETDPRELEDLYRVDHLATRMRRHAEDLVILAGAAPGRGWRNPVPVIDVVRGAISEVEDYKRVDIRTIASSSLVGRSVGDVIHLLAELIENAASYSPPHTRVQVTGQTLPNGYAVEIEDRGLGMTPEAILEANRRLVEPPDFDPADSARLGLFVVAQLAQRHNIRVSLRASAYGGITAVVLVPSELVAGFGGSAEVPPADVKSLPEWPGGSTAPDDVPVIAGAPAVEAPSLNGHHRTAPEITGPAPSTVATELSAEGLVQRRRTRKPTLPTPVNGSAEADKTVDLSVLDELAAGLPVAPRAVPRGSAPAVEETTPVVDERIPGETTGEIIGEDGLPRRIRQANLAPQLRKPVVEPEATGPAVSPEQARSRMSALQTGTNRGRADAARTEQPTADEHAAQPDDVTITDAATVSLPALADHAATGEKAPSGPEAGVNGDHADGPGENLMLEKDA, encoded by the coding sequence ATGAGAAGCCGCAACTGGTCGATCCGTTCGAAGATCATCGCGATGGTCGCGGTGCCGCTGTCCGCGTTGCTCGCGATCTGGATCTTCGCGACCGTGGTCACTGCCGGCCCGGCCTTCACGCTGCTCAACGCGCGTGACGCGGTGCAGAGACTGGGTGATCCCGGCCTGCGGTTGATCGCCCAGCTGCAACGGGAACGACACTTCTCGGCCATCTATCAGGCCACCACCCGGCCGGCCAAGACCGAGCTGGGCCGCGAGCGCGACACCACCGACCAGATCATCGACGAGTTCCGGCTGGCCGCAGCGGACACCGAGATGACCGACGACCTGAAGGTCGAGGTGGACGCCTTCCTCGTCAAGATCGATGAGCTGGAGCCGCTCCGCCAGGAGGTCGACGAGCGGAAGACCAGCTTCCTCTACCTGGCGCAGAAGTACGACTCGATCATCGAGTTGGCGTTCGACGTCTCCCGTACCGCCGCGGTGTTCTTCCACGAGCGGGTGGACCGGGAGGTCCGTGGCGTCATCGCCACCTTCCGTGGCCTGGAGTATCTGAGCCGCATCGACGCGCTGCTGGCCGGGGCCAACGCGGGCGGCCGGATCGACAACAAGACGCGCGAGACCCTGATCGAGTACATCGGCGTCGAGCGGTACCTGCTCGGCGCGGGTGTGGCCGACCTGCCGGAGAGCTCGCAGGACGACTACGCCCGGCTGATCATCCACCCGACCTTCATCGACCTCGACATCCTGCAGAACAAGCTGCTGGCGCAGAACTACGCGGGTGGCGCACCCCCGGTCTCCGGCACCGAGTGGCAACACGCGTACGACTACGCCGCCCAGGAGCTGCGGCTCTTCGGCGAGCGCACGATCTCGCAGGTGGCCAAGGACGCGACCCCGTTCGCCATCGACATCCTCGGCAAGCTGGGCCTGGCCGCGGTGCTCGGTCTGGTCGCCCTGGGCGCCTCGGTCTACGTCTCGGTCCGTCTCGGTCGCTCGCTGGTCGGCCGCCTGATCCGGCTGCGGCGCGACGCCATCGAGCTGGCCTCCGAGCAGCTGCCCTCGGTGGTGCGGCGTCTCCAACGCGGCGAGATGGTCGACGTCGACACCGAGACACCGCCGCTGGCGTACGGCCAGGACGAGATCGGCCAGCTCGGCCGCGCGTTCACCGCCGTGCAGCGGACCGCCGTGCAGTCCGCGGTCGACGAGGCGAACGTCCGGCGCGGCATCAACGAGGTCTTCCTCAACATCGCCCGGCGCAGCCAGACGCTGCTGCACCGCCAGCTGTCCCTGCTGGACAAGATGGAGCGTCGGGAGACCGATCCGCGGGAGCTGGAGGACCTGTACCGGGTCGACCACCTCGCCACCCGGATGCGGCGGCACGCCGAGGACCTGGTCATCCTGGCCGGCGCCGCGCCCGGCCGAGGCTGGCGCAACCCGGTCCCGGTGATCGACGTGGTCCGTGGCGCGATCAGTGAGGTGGAGGACTACAAGCGGGTCGACATCCGCACGATCGCCTCCTCGTCCCTGGTCGGCCGGTCCGTCGGTGACGTGATCCACCTGCTCGCCGAGCTGATCGAGAACGCGGCCTCGTACTCGCCGCCGCACACCCGGGTCCAGGTGACCGGCCAGACCCTGCCGAACGGCTACGCCGTCGAGATCGAGGACCGTGGTCTGGGCATGACCCCGGAGGCGATCCTCGAGGCGAACCGCCGCCTGGTCGAGCCACCCGACTTCGATCCGGCGGACAGTGCCCGGCTCGGTCTGTTCGTGGTGGCCCAGCTCGCTCAGCGGCACAACATCCGGGTCTCGCTGCGTGCTTCGGCGTACGGCGGCATCACCGCGGTGGTACTCGTCCCGAGTGAGTTGGTGGCCGGCTTCGGTGGTTCGGCCGAGGTCCCGCCCGCTGACGTGAAGTCCCTGCCGGAGTGGCCCGGCGGCTCGACCGCGCCCGACGACGTCCCGGTCATCGCCGGTGCCCCGGCGGTCGAGGCACCGTCGCTGAACGGTCACCACCGGACCGCCCCGGAGATCACCGGCCCGGCCCCGAGCACGGTCGCGACCGAGTTGAGCGCGGAGGGCCTGGTGCAGCGCCGCCGGACCCGTAAGCCGACGCTGCCGACGCCGGTGAACGGTTCCGCCGAGGCGGACAAGACGGTCGACCTGTCGGTGCTCGACGAGCTGGCCGCGGGCCTGCCGGTGGCGCCCCGCGCGGTGCCGCGCGGTTCGGCTCCGGCGGTCGAGGAGACCACACCGGTCGTCGACGAGAGGATCCCCGGCGAGACCACCGGGGAGATCATCGGCGAGGACGGGCTGCCCCGCCGGATCCGGCAGGCGAACCTGGCCCCGCAGCTGCGCAAGCCTGTCGTCGAGCCGGAGGCGACCGGCCCGGCCGTCAGCCCCGAGCAGGCGCGTTCACGGATGAGCGCCCTGCAGACCGGCACCAACCGTGGCCGCGCCGATGCGGCCCGTACCGAGCAGCCGACGGCCGACGAACACGCCGCGCAGCCTGACGACGTGACGATCACCGATGCGGCTACCGTCAGTCTCCCGGCTCTCGCGGATCACGCGGCGACCGGGGAGAAAGCACCATCCGGGCCGGAGGCCGGCGTGAACGGCGATCACGCCGATGGTCCCGGGGAGAACCTCATGCTGGAGAAGGACGCATAA
- a CDS encoding M48 family metallopeptidase has protein sequence MSKGAPGAGRSAAALAGFLVVAGAQLVVVLLAVWAVLSPLPGALALRIGVPLSLATAGTLAYVTWRALHSRHRTPAGVAVARDQAPRLWELIDGAAAAAGVTAPAGVTVVADATVALGERTRLLGVIGGRRDLYLGLPLLQALGPDRLTAIVTHELAHGSTTLGRWAPLAYRGRVAVGRAMPRISRRGPAAIVLRAYAGFYRRMDEPFSRAQELAADRIAAAHAGTEATIAALRDLPALAGMQRLFHAEYVGPGWQAGFVPDDVFGGLLRVLAARTTEMTMLRARDPEPTGPWDTHPPLPERIAALAAAAPAARSASAASSASPAVSPASAASPSTSAASSGSAGFSPSASPSGASPSGPAGPSAPASAPSGASGSAGFAGSPSDSVGAASFDAAPAGPTSASEMFAGASSVGAGSVAGASGVEPEGAGSAPGATERKPAAELVPDLPALGRALQVVAFPPRGRTVVSWDECLSVARTSEMEREAEAALAAISRAVGKPVPDAAELLTIAADGRLRAAAETVFPEAPPEETTSRIVELLGLMLALAALRSGVARWRHSWTGAAEVVGADGTYLDLAELAAAAADPETTEAVRAYLTEAGVDLAAVASRPGSTRAQVLGGLINLSADGARTDVLITDLGLLLVPGLPRGRGPESKRRLTRIAADGVPVGGMTASAGGTTVSAGGTAAPEGEVAAPPAGDGLALPGGGRFVPFADVAGVATLSGRRKGWTLGMRAGGELSLRSAIDSDELPGGWAAWEEAVTFLAGTR, from the coding sequence TTGAGCAAGGGTGCACCAGGGGCGGGGCGGTCGGCAGCCGCGCTGGCCGGGTTCCTCGTCGTCGCCGGAGCACAGCTCGTCGTCGTGCTACTCGCCGTCTGGGCGGTGCTGTCGCCGCTGCCCGGTGCGCTCGCGCTCCGGATCGGCGTCCCGCTCAGCCTGGCCACGGCCGGGACGCTGGCCTACGTGACCTGGCGCGCCCTGCACAGTCGGCACCGCACGCCGGCCGGGGTGGCGGTCGCCCGCGACCAGGCGCCCCGCCTGTGGGAGTTGATCGACGGCGCCGCCGCGGCCGCCGGGGTCACCGCACCGGCCGGGGTGACCGTGGTCGCCGACGCCACCGTGGCCCTCGGCGAGCGCACCCGACTGCTCGGGGTCATCGGTGGGCGGCGTGACCTCTACCTGGGGCTGCCGCTGCTCCAGGCGCTCGGACCGGACCGGCTCACCGCGATCGTCACCCACGAGCTGGCCCACGGCTCGACGACGCTCGGGCGGTGGGCGCCGCTCGCCTACCGTGGCCGGGTCGCGGTCGGCCGGGCCATGCCGCGGATCTCCCGGCGCGGGCCGGCCGCGATCGTGCTGCGGGCATACGCCGGGTTCTACCGCCGGATGGACGAGCCGTTCAGCCGGGCCCAGGAGCTGGCCGCCGACCGGATCGCGGCGGCGCACGCCGGCACCGAGGCGACCATCGCGGCGCTGCGCGACCTGCCGGCGCTGGCCGGGATGCAGCGGTTGTTCCATGCCGAATACGTAGGCCCCGGGTGGCAGGCCGGATTCGTGCCCGACGACGTGTTCGGCGGGTTGCTGCGGGTGCTGGCGGCCCGGACCACCGAGATGACCATGCTGCGCGCCCGCGACCCGGAGCCGACCGGTCCGTGGGACACCCACCCGCCCCTGCCCGAGCGAATCGCCGCTCTCGCCGCGGCGGCCCCGGCCGCCCGTTCGGCATCGGCGGCCTCCTCCGCCTCCCCGGCCGTCTCCCCGGCCTCCGCCGCGTCCCCGTCCACCTCCGCGGCCTCCTCGGGGTCCGCGGGTTTCTCCCCGTCCGCGTCTCCTTCCGGCGCGTCTCCTTCCGGTCCGGCGGGTCCCTCCGCTCCGGCTTCCGCGCCCTCGGGCGCCTCCGGTTCTGCGGGCTTCGCGGGCTCTCCTTCCGACTCGGTGGGCGCGGCCTCGTTCGACGCCGCGCCCGCCGGGCCGACTTCGGCGTCCGAGATGTTCGCCGGAGCGTCTTCGGTGGGCGCCGGGTCGGTTGCCGGAGCGTCGGGGGTGGAGCCGGAGGGTGCCGGGTCCGCCCCGGGCGCGACTGAGCGCAAGCCGGCTGCGGAGCTCGTGCCCGATCTGCCGGCGCTCGGGCGGGCGTTGCAGGTCGTCGCCTTCCCGCCTCGCGGACGCACCGTGGTCAGCTGGGACGAATGCCTCAGCGTGGCTCGTACGTCCGAGATGGAACGCGAGGCGGAAGCCGCCCTGGCGGCGATCTCCCGGGCCGTCGGGAAGCCGGTACCGGATGCCGCCGAGCTGCTCACGATCGCGGCCGACGGGCGGCTCCGGGCGGCCGCCGAGACGGTCTTCCCGGAGGCGCCGCCGGAGGAGACCACGTCCCGGATCGTCGAGCTGCTCGGGCTGATGCTGGCCCTCGCCGCGCTGCGCAGCGGGGTGGCCCGGTGGCGGCACAGCTGGACCGGGGCGGCCGAGGTGGTCGGGGCCGACGGGACCTACCTCGATCTCGCCGAGCTGGCGGCCGCGGCGGCCGACCCGGAGACCACCGAGGCGGTCCGGGCCTACCTGACCGAGGCGGGCGTGGATCTCGCGGCGGTGGCGTCCCGGCCGGGCTCGACACGTGCTCAGGTCCTGGGTGGACTGATCAACCTCTCCGCCGACGGGGCGCGTACCGATGTGCTGATCACCGACCTCGGGCTGCTGCTCGTGCCGGGGCTGCCGCGCGGGCGCGGACCGGAGTCGAAACGACGGTTGACCAGGATCGCGGCGGACGGTGTGCCGGTCGGCGGGATGACCGCGTCAGCCGGTGGGACGACGGTGTCGGCCGGTGGGACGGCCGCGCCGGAGGGGGAGGTGGCCGCTCCTCCCGCGGGTGACGGGCTTGCGCTGCCCGGTGGCGGACGGTTCGTCCCGTTCGCCGATGTCGCCGGAGTCGCCACATTGTCCGGTCGGCGCAAAGGCTGGACGCTCGGCATGCGGGCCGGTGGGGAACTGAGCCTCCGGTCTGCCATCGACAGCGATGAACTTCCGGGTGGCTGGGCGGCCTGGGAGGAGGCGGTGACGTTCCTCGCCGGGACCCGATGA
- a CDS encoding cytochrome P450 — MADLDQTLAVALKGYAWLPDLRRRAGGGPVRTRVMGQPAVGVCGAAATRFFYADGNLERHTALPGLVVHTLFGAGAVHTLDGEDHRRRKALFTSLLSGDGIDRLAKIAGEEFDAAADGWRGGPPVRLFDESARIIARAVSRWVGVPLEDREVSALARACVAMVDGFATAGPRAARALVARRVQERRLSKIIAGIRAKPPTTSPLSIVAHHSDDGRLLDPRVAAVELLNILRPAIAVSWFVAFAAHAMDMWPRHQSRMRAGDDEYTLAFTHEVRRFYPFAPFLGGRATRDMFFRGEPIKAGTLVLLDVYGQNHDPELWTDPYRFDPDRFLGREIGEFDLIPQGGGDPRTGHRCPGEKITIALLGTLSRRLAELDHYLPPQDTTIDLSRIPALPRDRIRLVVPERQVRSSPEPTLSASRSLASGGS, encoded by the coding sequence ATGGCTGACCTCGATCAGACACTGGCCGTCGCCCTGAAGGGGTACGCGTGGCTGCCGGATCTCCGCCGCCGGGCGGGTGGCGGGCCGGTGCGGACCCGGGTGATGGGGCAACCGGCGGTGGGCGTGTGCGGAGCCGCCGCGACCCGGTTCTTCTACGCGGACGGGAATCTGGAGCGGCACACGGCGCTGCCGGGTCTGGTGGTGCACACGTTGTTCGGCGCGGGCGCGGTGCACACCCTGGACGGCGAGGATCACCGGCGGCGGAAGGCGCTGTTCACGTCGCTGCTGTCGGGTGACGGGATCGACCGGCTCGCCAAGATAGCCGGGGAGGAGTTCGACGCGGCCGCGGACGGCTGGCGGGGCGGGCCGCCGGTGCGCCTGTTCGACGAGTCGGCGCGGATCATCGCGCGTGCGGTGTCGCGCTGGGTGGGCGTACCCCTGGAAGATCGTGAAGTCTCTGCTCTGGCCCGGGCTTGTGTCGCGATGGTGGACGGTTTCGCGACGGCCGGGCCGCGCGCCGCGCGGGCGCTGGTGGCGAGGCGGGTGCAGGAGCGCCGGCTTTCCAAGATCATTGCGGGGATACGGGCGAAGCCGCCGACCACGAGCCCGTTGTCGATCGTGGCGCACCACAGCGACGACGGACGACTCCTCGATCCTCGGGTGGCGGCGGTCGAGCTGCTGAACATCCTCCGCCCGGCGATCGCCGTGTCCTGGTTCGTCGCGTTCGCCGCGCACGCCATGGACATGTGGCCGCGCCATCAGTCCCGGATGCGGGCCGGCGACGACGAGTACACGCTGGCGTTCACGCACGAGGTGCGGCGGTTCTACCCGTTCGCGCCGTTTCTGGGCGGCCGGGCGACCCGGGACATGTTCTTCCGGGGCGAGCCGATCAAGGCCGGGACGCTGGTGCTGCTGGACGTCTACGGGCAGAACCACGACCCGGAACTGTGGACCGACCCGTACCGTTTCGACCCGGACCGGTTCCTGGGCCGGGAGATCGGCGAGTTCGACCTGATCCCCCAGGGCGGCGGCGACCCGCGGACCGGTCACCGCTGCCCGGGCGAGAAGATCACCATCGCGCTGCTGGGCACGTTGTCCCGTCGGCTCGCCGAACTCGACCACTACCTGCCGCCGCAGGACACCACGATCGATCTGTCCCGGATCCCGGCGCTGCCGCGGGACCGAATCCGCCTGGTCGTGCCGGAGCGACAGGTACGGTCGTCGCCCGAGCCGACGCTCAGTGCCAGTCGATCTCTGGCGAGCGGTGGAAGCTGA